In Amphiura filiformis chromosome 2, Afil_fr2py, whole genome shotgun sequence, one DNA window encodes the following:
- the LOC140146160 gene encoding steryl-sulfatase-like isoform X2, which translates to MTGRYPVRYGMASRNIMRIVPFLSAKAGLPPNETTYAEMLQEAGYATALVGKWHIGTYCDNTGCQDPIGQGFQYYYGVPLTNLRDCRGDSNVFIAWDEHIYRDIFITYIFLLWGSYSLKKRNIIGRPGFMILFAISTILCGGFYAFIQGIKMMNCLILENRKVVEQPYTYDNLANRMTQRAVNFLEVNHDKPFMLTMSFLQAHTALFSSDKFTNRSKHGPYGDTVEEMDYSLGEVMATLKRLGIADNTFVYLTSDNGGHVEEITEDDVREGGWNGIYKGSKGSSYEGGIRVPTVVSYPGIIPAGLEASEPTHIIDALPTIADVVGIPLPEDRVIDGKSMMPLLTNTRTMSDHEFMYHYCGGYMHGVRYRPREGSISYKIVYMSVRLIPGPHGVEGCFNTYACQCYGSSTDYHNPPLVYDITNDPSESSPLDTHEPFVQDIIGKVGGALEVHKASLSQVPYQFSLLRLLPRPWAQPCCGVFPFCSCREQSGASSLQMGPTMEPPLSVSRQVR; encoded by the exons ATGACTGGGCGGTACCCTGTGAGATACG GTATGGCTTCCAGAAACATCATGCGTATCGTGCCATTCTTATCAGCTAAAGCTGGGTTACCACCCAATGAAACCACCTATGCTGAGATGTTACAGGAAGCGGGCTATGCCACGGCCCTTGTAG GTAAATGGCATATAGGGACATATTGCGATAACACTGGTTGCCAAGACCCTATTGGTCAGGGGTTCCAATACTACTACGGTGTTCCACTCACAAACCTCCGTGATTGCCGCGGCGACAGCAACGTATTCATCGCGTGGGACGAACACATCTACCGCGATATCTTCATCACTTATATTTTCCTCTTGTGGGGATCGTACTCATTGAAAAAGCGAAACATAATCGGTAGGCCCGGATTCATGATTCTGTTTGCGATTTCAACAATCCTGTGCGGTGGGTTCTACGCATTCATACAAGGCATCAAGATGATGAACTGCTTGATTTTGGAAAACCGAAAAGTGGTGGAGCAACCTTACACGTACGATAACCTGGCCAATCGCATGACACAGAGGGCGGTGAATTTCTTGGAGGTGAACCACGACAAACCATTCATGTTGACTATGTCATTTCTGCAAGCTCATACAGCCCTCTTTAGTTCCGATAAGTTCACGAATCGTAGCAAGCACGGACCCTATGGGGACACGGTAGAAGAAATGGATTACAGTTTGGGAGAGGTGATGGCCACGTTGAAGAGACTAGGGATTGCGGATAATACGTTTGTGTATCTGACGTCTGATAATGGCGGGCACGTTGAAGAGATTACTGAAGATGATGTCAGAGAAGGTGGCTGGAATGGAATCTATAAAG GTAGCAAAGGCAGTTCCTATGAAGGTGGAATCCGGGTGCCAACAGTGGTTTCTTATCCTGGAATCATTCCAGCCGGACTGGAGGCGTCAGAGCCTACACACATCATTGACGCTTTACCAACAATAGCAGATGTTGTGGGCATTCCGCTTCCAGAAGACCGTGTCATTGACGGCAAGAGTATGATGCCTCTGCTTACAAATACGAGAACGATGTCAGACCATGAGTTTATGTACCACTACTGTGGGGGATATATGCATGGTGTACGCTATAGACCCAGAGAAG GTTCTATCAGCTACAAGATTGTGTACATGAGTGTGCGTCTCATCCCGGGCCCTCACGGCGTAGAAGGCTGCTTCAATACATACGCCTGCCAATGCTACGGCTCATCCACAGATTATCACAACCCACCACTCGTGTACGACATCACGAACGATCCATCAGAATCGTCACCTCTTGACACGCACGAACCTTTTGTGCAAGACATTATCGGTAAAGTTGGGGGCGCCCTGGAGGTGCATAAAGCTAGCCTTAGCCAGGTACCATACCAGTTTAGTTTACTAAGGCTGCTGCCTAGGCCGTGGGCGCAACCGTGTTGTGGTGTCTTTCCATTCTGTTCTTGTAGGGAACAATCAGGCGCATCTTCCTTGCAGATGGGACCCACGATGGAACCACCTTTGTCAGTATCACGGCAAGTTCGGTAG
- the LOC140146160 gene encoding steryl-sulfatase-like isoform X1, whose product MLLVLFLIGLCAYASNASQQTKRPNVVVFIMDDIGMGDLGCFGNDTINTPNIDALAAGGAKLTQHIALPLCTPSRAALMTGRYPVRYGMASRNIMRIVPFLSAKAGLPPNETTYAEMLQEAGYATALVGKWHIGTYCDNTGCQDPIGQGFQYYYGVPLTNLRDCRGDSNVFIAWDEHIYRDIFITYIFLLWGSYSLKKRNIIGRPGFMILFAISTILCGGFYAFIQGIKMMNCLILENRKVVEQPYTYDNLANRMTQRAVNFLEVNHDKPFMLTMSFLQAHTALFSSDKFTNRSKHGPYGDTVEEMDYSLGEVMATLKRLGIADNTFVYLTSDNGGHVEEITEDDVREGGWNGIYKGSKGSSYEGGIRVPTVVSYPGIIPAGLEASEPTHIIDALPTIADVVGIPLPEDRVIDGKSMMPLLTNTRTMSDHEFMYHYCGGYMHGVRYRPREGSISYKIVYMSVRLIPGPHGVEGCFNTYACQCYGSSTDYHNPPLVYDITNDPSESSPLDTHEPFVQDIIGKVGGALEVHKASLSQVPYQFSLLRLLPRPWAQPCCGVFPFCSCREQSGASSLQMGPTMEPPLSVSRQVR is encoded by the exons ATGTTGCTAGTACTATTCCTCATAGGGCTATGTGCCTACGCCAGCAATGCATCGCAACAGACCAAACGTCCCAACGTAGTGGTGTTCATCATGGATGACATTGGCATGGGCGACCTGGGTTGCTTTGGTAACGACACCATTAACACTCCAAACATTGATGCGCTGGCTGCAGGGGGCGCTAAGCTGACGCAACACATAGCGCTTCCGCTTTGTACACCGAGCAGAGCTGCCCTGATGACTGGGCGGTACCCTGTGAGATACG GTATGGCTTCCAGAAACATCATGCGTATCGTGCCATTCTTATCAGCTAAAGCTGGGTTACCACCCAATGAAACCACCTATGCTGAGATGTTACAGGAAGCGGGCTATGCCACGGCCCTTGTAG GTAAATGGCATATAGGGACATATTGCGATAACACTGGTTGCCAAGACCCTATTGGTCAGGGGTTCCAATACTACTACGGTGTTCCACTCACAAACCTCCGTGATTGCCGCGGCGACAGCAACGTATTCATCGCGTGGGACGAACACATCTACCGCGATATCTTCATCACTTATATTTTCCTCTTGTGGGGATCGTACTCATTGAAAAAGCGAAACATAATCGGTAGGCCCGGATTCATGATTCTGTTTGCGATTTCAACAATCCTGTGCGGTGGGTTCTACGCATTCATACAAGGCATCAAGATGATGAACTGCTTGATTTTGGAAAACCGAAAAGTGGTGGAGCAACCTTACACGTACGATAACCTGGCCAATCGCATGACACAGAGGGCGGTGAATTTCTTGGAGGTGAACCACGACAAACCATTCATGTTGACTATGTCATTTCTGCAAGCTCATACAGCCCTCTTTAGTTCCGATAAGTTCACGAATCGTAGCAAGCACGGACCCTATGGGGACACGGTAGAAGAAATGGATTACAGTTTGGGAGAGGTGATGGCCACGTTGAAGAGACTAGGGATTGCGGATAATACGTTTGTGTATCTGACGTCTGATAATGGCGGGCACGTTGAAGAGATTACTGAAGATGATGTCAGAGAAGGTGGCTGGAATGGAATCTATAAAG GTAGCAAAGGCAGTTCCTATGAAGGTGGAATCCGGGTGCCAACAGTGGTTTCTTATCCTGGAATCATTCCAGCCGGACTGGAGGCGTCAGAGCCTACACACATCATTGACGCTTTACCAACAATAGCAGATGTTGTGGGCATTCCGCTTCCAGAAGACCGTGTCATTGACGGCAAGAGTATGATGCCTCTGCTTACAAATACGAGAACGATGTCAGACCATGAGTTTATGTACCACTACTGTGGGGGATATATGCATGGTGTACGCTATAGACCCAGAGAAG GTTCTATCAGCTACAAGATTGTGTACATGAGTGTGCGTCTCATCCCGGGCCCTCACGGCGTAGAAGGCTGCTTCAATACATACGCCTGCCAATGCTACGGCTCATCCACAGATTATCACAACCCACCACTCGTGTACGACATCACGAACGATCCATCAGAATCGTCACCTCTTGACACGCACGAACCTTTTGTGCAAGACATTATCGGTAAAGTTGGGGGCGCCCTGGAGGTGCATAAAGCTAGCCTTAGCCAGGTACCATACCAGTTTAGTTTACTAAGGCTGCTGCCTAGGCCGTGGGCGCAACCGTGTTGTGGTGTCTTTCCATTCTGTTCTTGTAGGGAACAATCAGGCGCATCTTCCTTGCAGATGGGACCCACGATGGAACCACCTTTGTCAGTATCACGGCAAGTTCGGTAG